A segment of the Deltaproteobacteria bacterium genome:
GCACCGTTCGACTCATGTCGAGCAGCCGATCGACGCCGAGGATCACCGCGATCCCCTCGCCGGGAATGCCCACCGACTGGAGCACCACCACGATCAGCGGCAGCGATCCGCCCGGGACTCCGGCGGTGCCGACGCCCGCGAGGATCGAGAGCAGCACGACCGTGGCCTGCTGCGCGAAGCCGAGCTCGACCCCGAAGAGCTGCGCGAGGAAGAGCACGGTGACGCCCTCGAAGAGCGCGGTTCCGTTCTGGTTCGCGGTGGCGCCGACCGTGAGCACGAACGAGTTGATCTCGCGCGGCACGCCCAGTCGCTGCTCCGACACCCGCAGCGCCGTCGGCAGCGTGGCGGCGCTCGAGCTGGTCGAGAACGCGGTGGTCATCACCTCGGAGATGCGCGAGAAGAACACGCGCGGCGAGATTCCGATCGCGTAGCGCAGGATCAGCGCGTAGACGCCGAACTGCTGCAGCGCGAGCCCGAGCAGCACCACACCGACGTAGCGGCCCAGCGTGAGCAGCAGGTCGCCGCCGAGCCGCGCGGTGAGCGAGAAGACCAGCGCGAAGACGCCGTACGGCGCGAGCGCCATCGCCATGTCGATGACGCGCAGCGAGATCGCGTACAGGCCCTCGAGCGCGGCCACCAGCCCGGTCGTCCGCTCGCGCGGCGTGGTGACCAGCGCTACGCCGAGCAGCACCGCGAAGAACATCACGCCGAGCATCTCGCCGTCGAATGCGCGCACCAGCGCCTCGAACGGATTGCGCGGGATGATCGAGAGCAGCGAGTCGATCGGGCTCGCGGCCTGCGCGGCCTGCGCGACCACCTTCCTAGCCTGTGGCGCCAGCGTCTCGAGCAGGTTCGCGCGCTCCACGGGGTCGAAGCCCGCGCCGGGGCGGAGGAAGTTCACGAGCCCCACACCGATCGCCACCGAGCCCGCGGAGACGGTGAGCGTGTATGCGAGCGTGAGCGCGCCCACGCGTCCCAGCCGCCGCACGTCGCCGAGCTCGAGCACGCCCAGCGCGAGCGACGAGACCACCAGCGGCAGCACCGCGATGAAGAGCATGCGCAGGAAGATCTGACCGATCGGGTACGCGACCCAGGCGATCGCGCCGTCGAGCAGCGGGCCGCTGCCCAGCCCCTCGCGCGCGATCCAGCCCGCGAGCGCGCCGTAGCCCAGCCCGAACAGGATTCGCCGCGCGCGGCGTCCCGGATTCGCGCTCATCGGCCTCCGGCCACCCAGCAGCGGTCGGCGAGCGTGCCGAGTGCGAAGTCGCGGTAGCCGCCCTTGAAGAAGTCGCGGCAGCGCGTGGAGTGCGCGAGCGCGCGGGCGCTCGAGGTGCGGCGCACCTCCTGCCGGAACGTGCCGTCGTCGTGCAGCTCGTACACGGCGAAGCCGCCCGGGTAGTCCTTCACGCAGTGCACCTCGACGAACGGGATCTCGCCCGAGGCGGGGTAGCGGCGCACCCGGTTGCGGTGCGTGTGCCCGATCAGCACGCCCTTCACCTGCGGGCTGCGGCCCAGGAGTTCGAAGATCCGCGTCGAGTGCTCGGGAATGATCCCGATCGAGTTCGGGTAGCTCGTCGCGTGGGCCGGCGGCACCGGCTGGTGGTGGGTGAGCAGCAGCGTCGGCTGCGCGCGCTCGCGCGAGCCCTCGAGCTCTTGCTCGAGCCAGCGCAGGCGCTCTTCTGGGAAGACGCCGTGGTGGTGGCCCGGCTCGACCGTGTCGAGCAGGACCAGCCGCCAGCCGCCCAGGTCGAACGCGCGCGGCGCGCGAGGCTGACCCAGAAGTGCGTAGCCGTCGACCTCTTCGCCGGAATGCACACCGTAGTGGTCGTGGTTGCCCAGGAACGCGTGCCAGGGCGCCTGGAAGCCGCCGAACGTCCGGGCCGCGATCTCGAACTGCGAGCGCAGGCCGCGATCCGCGATGTCGCCCTTGATCACCACCGCGTCGACGCCCGCGGCGTTGATGTCGGCGACCACGTCCTCGTTCATCGCCTGCCAGTAGGGAACCTCGCCCTCGGTCTCGCGCACCAGCGGGAAGCCCGGCGCGGCGTCGCCGTACTCGTGCTCCTCGGTCAGCATGCCGCCGAAGCGCGGCTCGCCGAAGTGCAGGTCGTTCAGCGTCGCGAAGCGCGCCACGGTGCGGCCGCGCGGCGCGGGGAGCGTGCGCGCGCGACCCGGGAAGTAGCGATCCGGCGCGGCGATCGCGCCGCCCTCGGCCTCGATCGAGATCTCGTACTCGGTGTCGGGCGCGAGCCCCGCGATGCGGACCAGCCGCGTGCCGGCCTCGCCCTCGCTCGCCGCTCTCGGCACGGAGTTCACGAGCACGCGCGCGCTCGCGTCGACCGGCCCCGAGGCGTCCTCGACGGTGAACGACAGCGTCAGGCTGTCCGCGCTTGCGGCAAAGAGCTCTGGATCGACCACGCGCAGTGTCATGTTCGCAGTATGACTCCGATCAGTCGAAGTAGCAGAAGTGGTCGGGCTGCGCGGCGAAGCCCGCCGGCGGCGCGTTGATCTCGGCCTGCACGCGCGCGCGGTGCTCGTCGATCCAGGTGCGGATCGGAGCGAGCTGCGTCGTGAGCGGCCCCGTCACCGGCTCGATCAGCGCCTGCATCCGGTCGATCTCGGCGTGGTGCGCGGCCGGATTCCAGACCGTGTCGAGCAGCGCCTGCAGCTTCGCCAGGTACAGCGCGCGCGTGTCGGGCATCGCGTAGAGCCGCCGGGCCAGGGCGGAGCGCGGCACGATCGCCTGGCAGTGCACGGGATCGCCGGTGCGGCCGCCGAGCGGGTTGCCGCGCCCGAACGTGTCGTCCGCGCCCCAGGGGATGAAGTGGATCTTCCCGTCCTGCGGCTTCACGTAGAAGTAGAAGTTGTTCTGGTCGTCGGCGTAGCCGTCCCAGTGGCCGATCAGCCCCTCGCCGGCCCAGAAGGTCAGGTAGGCGTCGAGGTCGACCACCGCCTCGATGGCCGCGCGCCGCTCCGAATTGGTGTAGGCCGGGTTCACCAGCGCCGCAGTCAGCGCGTCGATCTCGCTCTGGTCCAGGGCCGCGGCGTCGTCCTTCGGCTCGATCGTGTTGCGCCACGGCTCGCCGGTCGTCGGCGTGCCCTTCAGCCAGAAGTCGGAGAGCGTGCCCTCGTAGAGCCGGCCGGTGGCGTCGCCGAAGACGCGGCCCAGGAAGGGAGGCTTGATCGACTCCACGTTCACGTAGAGCTGGCCGTCGACCGGCGTCGCCTGCGTGGCGCCGTCCAGCGTGTGCACGGTGACGCGCGCGAAGTTGCAGCGCGGCGCGGGTATTCCGGCCGAGGCCATGATCTCGTAGCCCAGACACTGCTTCACGTAGGCCGGATCCTGCAGCGCGTTGTTCAGCGTCATGCGGTCGAGGCCCTCGAGCCGCTGGCCCGAGACGAACTCGCCGAAGTCGAGCTTCAGCGACGGCTTGGTCTGGGACAGCGAGCCGAAGAAGCCCTTCTTGCGGATGCCGACGTCGGCGAGCGGCTGGCCTTCGACCACGACGTCGGCGTGGAAGAACGTGTAGGGGTCGGGAAACGGCGTGTCGCCGCAGCTCAGGTTCAGGAAGACCGCGTACAGGTTCCGCTCCTGGACGCGCATCGCGTCCCAGTCCGCCTTCTGCATCGTGACCTCGACCTCGAGCAGGCGGTCCGGGTCGAACCAGAGCGCCTCGGGATCGGCCGGCAGCGCCGCCGCGGGGCAGACCGGCTCGATGCCGGGCGCGAGCCCGTTCGCTGCGCGCGACGTGACCGACGCGTCCGCGACGTTGCACGCGCCGTCGTTCACCACCCCGCACTTCGCGGGCGCGTCGACGTCCGCGATCTGCGCGGCGAGCTTCTCGCGCAGCCGCTGCCGGTCCGACGCGTCCACGTCGCCGTCGTCGTCGACGTCGCCGCACTCGCAGGCGTCGCCGATCCCGTTCGGCCCGCCGGGTGCGACGCCGCCGGAATCGGCCTGGCTTGCGTTGGGCTCGCCCGGGCAGTTGTCGTCGCAGCCCAGGGTCGCGCCGCCGCTGCAGGGCGCATCGCCCGCGATGCCGGAGCGGTCGCCGTCGTCGCCGATCCCGTCGGTGTCGCGGTCGGGAATCGCCAGGCCCAGCCGCAGCGCCGAGAGGTCCTGCAGCACGGAGCCTCCGCCCCAGGCGTTGGGCGCGGCGAAGCTGCTGGTCGTGCCGTCGTTGTACGACTGCGAGCAGCGGTGGGTCAGCGCGCTCGGCGCGGCCTCGAGCTTGAACACCTCGCGGCTGTTGACACCGACCGGTGGCGGGCTGCAGCCGGTCGCGGGATCCGGCGCGAGCCCCTCGCCCGCCGGCCCGAAGACCAGCGCGTCCGCGGCGTTCCGGATCGTGAGCTGCCAGTTGTCGTTCGAGACCGGGAAGCTGTTCGGCGTGACGAAGTCGGCGGAGCCCGCGTCGACGGCCTGGACGTTGATCGTCCAGTCGCCGGCGCCCGGGTCGTAGCTCACGTCGGTCGCGACGTCCTCGGCGACGGTCACGATCGTCCCCGCGCGCAGGTCCGCCCAGAGCGCGTTCTGGCTGAACACGAGCTCCTCGTTGCAGACGCCGTTGTCGCAGATCGAGAGCTTCCAGCCGCGCACGTCGAGGTGATCGGCGACCACGACCAGCTCGAACCAGTCGCCGCCGTTTCCGAGCACGCGCCCGAAGGCCGGGTCCGCGGCCTGTCCGCCATCCAGGTCGGCGCCGAGGGTGCCGCCGTTCAGATAGTTCGACGCCGACACGGCGTTGTACTCGTTCAGGATCAGCTGCGCCGCGCGCGCGTCGATCGAGAGGAGCAGCAGCGCTGCGACGAGAAGCCACTTCTGCATTTCGCTCCTACTCCGGCGCCGGGCCCGGGAACTGGTCGCGCAGCAGGCGCTTCAGCACCTTGCCGCTGGGGTTGCGCGGGATCACGTCGATGAATCCCGCCGCGCGCGGCTGCTTGAAGCGCGCGAGCTTTCCGTTGCACCACTCGATCACCTCGCGCTCCGTGAGCGACGGGTCGTGCCTCACCACCACCGCGAACGCCGACTCGCCCCACTTCGCGCTCGGCTGACCGATCACCGCCACCTCGGCGACCTTCGGGTGCGCCAGGATCACGTTCTCGATCTCGGCCGGGTACACGTTCTCG
Coding sequences within it:
- a CDS encoding dicarboxylate/amino acid:cation symporter; this encodes MSANPGRRARRILFGLGYGALAGWIAREGLGSGPLLDGAIAWVAYPIGQIFLRMLFIAVLPLVVSSLALGVLELGDVRRLGRVGALTLAYTLTVSAGSVAIGVGLVNFLRPGAGFDPVERANLLETLAPQARKVVAQAAQAASPIDSLLSIIPRNPFEALVRAFDGEMLGVMFFAVLLGVALVTTPRERTTGLVAALEGLYAISLRVIDMAMALAPYGVFALVFSLTARLGGDLLLTLGRYVGVVLLGLALQQFGVYALILRYAIGISPRVFFSRISEVMTTAFSTSSSAATLPTALRVSEQRLGVPREINSFVLTVGATANQNGTALFEGVTVLFLAQLFGVELGFAQQATVVLLSILAGVGTAGVPGGSLPLIVVVLQSVGIPGEGIAVILGVDRLLDMSRTVLNVTGDITAALFVARVDGKLALPAE